The DNA sequence GTGATCCAGCAAAAGCTGCGCCTGCGGCTGGACCAGGTATTGCTGGCCCAGGGGATGGTTCAGCCCGCCGCCTTGGCCCGCGCGCTGTCGCGGCAGTGGCGCACCACCGCCATCGACCCCGACGTGACGCCCGCCGACCCGCGGCTGATCGACGACGCGGGGGCCGGGTTCTGCCTGACGCACGGGCTGCTACCCTGGCGGCGAATCGGCGGGGTCACCTGGATCGCGACGGCGCGGCCCGATGATTTCGCGGCCGTGCTGCCCCTGCTACCGCGCCAGTTCGGCCAGGTCCGCATGTTGCTGTGCAGTGCGGACCAGGCCCAGGGCGGTGTGCTGAACTCCCGCCGGACCCGCCTGATCCGCGAGGCGGAGACGCGCGTCCCCGCCATCGAAAGCTGTCGCACGCAGGACCAGGCCCGGACGGCACGCCTGGCGATCGCGGCGCTGGCCCTAACCGCGGCCGGCCTGATCCTGGTCCCGACGCTGATCGTGGGGCTGCTGACCTCCTGGGCGGTGCTGACCCTGCTGACGCAGAGCGGGCTGAAGCTGGCGTCGTTCCTGGCGGCGCGGCGGGCGCTGCGCGAGCAGGATGCCCATGCGCTGGCCATCCGACAGGGTCATCCCATCCCCCCGCTGATGGAGGCCGCGCTGCCGCTGATCTCGGTCATGGTGCCGCTGTTTCACGAAAAGGACGTCGCGGGCAAGCTGGTCGCACGGCTGGCGCGGCTGGACTATCCGCGGGAACTGACCGACATCCTGCTGGTGATCGAGGCCAGCGACGAGATCACCGAGGGCGCGCTGGACGGCGTGCGCCTGCCGCATTGGATCCGCGTCGTGCGGGTGCCCGACGGGCCGATCAAGACCAAGCCCCGGGCGCTGAATTATGCGCTGAACTTCTGCCGCGGCCAGATCGTGGGCATCTGGGACGCCGAGGACCGACCCGATCCCGATCAGCTGCACAAGGTTGCGCGCCGCTTTCATGTCGCGCCTGCGGACGTCGCATGCCTGCAGGGAGCGCTGGATTACTATAACCCGCGCACCAACTGGCTGGCGCGGTGCTTTACCATCGAATACGCAAGCTGGTTCCGCATCCTGCTGCCGGGGGTCGCGCGTCTAGGGCTGATCGTGCCCCTGGGCGGCACCACCCTGTTCTTTCGCCGCCACCTGCTGGAAGAGGTCGGCGCATGGGATGCATGGAACGTGACCGAGGACGCCGATCTGGGCGTCCGCCTGGCCCGGCGCGGATACCGGACAGAGATCATCGAGACCACGACCGATGAGGAGGCGAACTGCCGCGCCCTGCCATGGGTCAAGCAGCGGTCGCGCTGGCTCAAGGGATACGCGATGACCTGGGCGGTGCACATGCGCGATCCTGCGGCGCTCTACCGCGATCTGGGGGCGTGGCGCTTCTGGGGCTTTCAGGTCCAGTTCCTGGGGGCGCTGTCGCAATACCTTCTGGCACCGATCCTGTGGAGCTTCTGGCTGCTGACCTTCGGCCTGCCGCATCCGCTGCGCGCACCGCTGGAATCCGGGGTAGGCTCTTGGGCGATCGTCGGCCTGTTCGGATTGTTCGTCGCGTCCGAGGCGCTGAGCATCTTCGTCGGCATGCGTGCGGTCAGTGGGGCAAAGCACCGCCATCTGATGCCTTGGGTGCCGACGCTCCATCTCTATTTTCCGCTTGGATGCCTGGCCGGGTGGAAGGCCATCTACGAGGTCGTGGCCAAGCCCTTCTACTGGGACAAGACCGCCCACGGCCTGTTCGTCGAGGCGGCGGATGCCCCCGTCATCCCCCTGGCACCGGGCATGGTCTCGATCCCGGTCCTGGGCCAGATCGGCGGCCGGTCCCTGGCAGAGGTGGCGGCGGACCTGCAGAGCAGCGCCGGACAGGCCACCGCGGGACAGCCCAACCTGGTCCAGATCGATGCGCCGGCAGTCGAACCGGATGCCATGCGCTATCCTCAGGACCGCGCCGCCAGCGGCTAGTCGGGCGGACTTTCGTCCGACAGATGTCCCTCGACGATGGCCTGCACCGTGGCGAAATCGTCGGACAGCCGATCACGCAGAGTATCGGGGCTGTCGGCCTCGACCTCGCGCAGCAGGAAATCCTGGCCACCGCGCCCGATCACGTCCATGTCCAGCGGCCTGTCCGTCAACAGGCGGGCGGCGGCATGCACGCGCCACAA is a window from the Paracoccus marcusii genome containing:
- a CDS encoding glycosyltransferase family 2 protein, which encodes MAQPAPLPRPANLPDPATAGSAVLCGPTLAPRDRRSLGQILLEDGAVDAGDLLKATVIQQKLRLRLDQVLLAQGMVQPAALARALSRQWRTTAIDPDVTPADPRLIDDAGAGFCLTHGLLPWRRIGGVTWIATARPDDFAAVLPLLPRQFGQVRMLLCSADQAQGGVLNSRRTRLIREAETRVPAIESCRTQDQARTARLAIAALALTAAGLILVPTLIVGLLTSWAVLTLLTQSGLKLASFLAARRALREQDAHALAIRQGHPIPPLMEAALPLISVMVPLFHEKDVAGKLVARLARLDYPRELTDILLVIEASDEITEGALDGVRLPHWIRVVRVPDGPIKTKPRALNYALNFCRGQIVGIWDAEDRPDPDQLHKVARRFHVAPADVACLQGALDYYNPRTNWLARCFTIEYASWFRILLPGVARLGLIVPLGGTTLFFRRHLLEEVGAWDAWNVTEDADLGVRLARRGYRTEIIETTTDEEANCRALPWVKQRSRWLKGYAMTWAVHMRDPAALYRDLGAWRFWGFQVQFLGALSQYLLAPILWSFWLLTFGLPHPLRAPLESGVGSWAIVGLFGLFVASEALSIFVGMRAVSGAKHRHLMPWVPTLHLYFPLGCLAGWKAIYEVVAKPFYWDKTAHGLFVEAADAPVIPLAPGMVSIPVLGQIGGRSLAEVAADLQSSAGQATAGQPNLVQIDAPAVEPDAMRYPQDRAASG